A genomic region of Oryza glaberrima chromosome 1, OglaRS2, whole genome shotgun sequence contains the following coding sequences:
- the LOC127767006 gene encoding DEAD-box ATP-dependent RNA helicase 56, giving the protein MAEAEVKDNEVYEEDLVDYEEEVENGTDGGANAANASADVVKKGYVGIHSSGFRDFLLKPELLRAIQDCGFEHPSEVQHECIPQAILGMDVICQAKSGMGKTAVFVLSSLQQIDPVAGQVGALVLCHTRELAYQICHEFERFSKYLPEVKVAVFYGGVHIKKHKDLLKNDCPHIVVGTPGRILALAREKDLSLKNVRHFILDECDKMLDSLDMRRDVQEIFKMTPHDKQVMMFSATLSKEIRPVCKKFMQDPMEIYVDDEAKLTLHGLVQHYIKLSEAEKNRKLNDLLDALDFNQVVIFVKSVSRAAELNKLLCECNFPAISIHSGMTQEERLTRYKNFKEGHKRILVATDLVGRGIDIERVNIVINYDMPDSADSYLHRVGRAGRFGTKGLAITFVSSASDSDVLNQVQERFEVDIKELPEQIDTSTYMPS; this is encoded by the exons ATGGCCGAAGCCGAGGTTAAGGACAACGAGGTTTACGAGGAGGATCTCGTCGActacgaggaggaggtggagaacgGCACCGACGGTGGCGCCAACGCCGCCAACGCCTCCGCCGATGTCGTCAAGAA GGGGTACGTGGGGATCCACAGCTCGGGGTTCAGAGACTTCCTGCTCAAGCCGGAGCTGCTTCGCGCCATCCAGGACTGCGGGTTTGAGCACCCTTCCGAAG TGCAACACGAATGCATCCCACAAGCCATTCTTGGAATGGATGTCATCTGCCAAGCAAAATCTGGGATGGGGAAGACTGCTGTTTTTGTTCTCTCAAGTCTTCAGCAAATTGATCCTGTTGCTGGTCAAGTTGGTGCACTTGTGCTATGTCACACAAGGGAGCTAGCTTACCAG ATTTGCCATGAATTTGAGAGGTTTAGCAAGTACCTTCCTGAGGTAAAAGTTGCGGTCTTCTATGGTGGCGTTCACATAAAAAAACACAAGGATCTGTTGAAGAATGACTGCCCTCATATTGTGGTTGGAACACCTGGAAGGATACTAGCTCTAGCTAGAGAGAAGGATCTTTCCTTGAAGAATGTGAGGCATTTCATTCTTGATGAATGTGACAAGATGCTCGATTCACTTG ACATGCGTAGAGATGTGCAGGAGATCTTCAAAATGACACCCCATGATAAGCAAGTGATGATGTTTTCAGCGACCCTTAGCAAGGAGATCCGCCCAGTTTGCAAGAAATTCATGCAAGAT CCTATGgaaatttatgttgatgatgagGCTAAACTGACCCTTCATGGGCTAGTTCAG CACTATATTAAACTAAGTGAGGCGGAGAAGAACCGGAAATTGAATGATCTCTTAGATGCACTGGACTTCAATCAAGTTGTGATATTTGTTAAAAGTGTTAGTAGAGCTGCAGAACTGAACAAGCTGCTTTGTGAATGCAACTTTCCTGCGATCTCCATACATTCTGGAATGACACAGGAGGAGAG GCTTACCCGGTACAAGAACTTCAAGGAAGGACACAAGAGGATTCTTGTTGCTACTGATTTAGTTGGCAGGGGAATTGATATTGAACGTGTCAACATTGTCATAAACTATGACATGCCCGATTCTGCTGATTCGTATCTACACAGG GTTGGAAGGGCTGGGCGTTTTGGAACCAAAGGACTTGCAATAACATTTGTTTCCTCTGCCTCTGACTCTGATGTTCTTAATCAA GTGCAAGAAAGATTCGAGGTTGACATAAAGGAGCTTCCTGAGCAGATTGATACTTCGACATATA TGCCTTCTTAA